Sequence from the Papilio machaon chromosome 26, ilPapMach1.1, whole genome shotgun sequence genome:
CACTAGgtgtttaaaacaaatcggTTTAGAGTGCAATGACGCCAACATTTCCGAAGTCATCATGCACGATTTCTATGTTGACGATTTATTAACCGGTGGCGATTCTATTCAGGAAGTGCTGGACATACGTGACAAAGTGTCAAAGGAGCTCGCGTCCGCAGGTATGCATCTCCGCAAATGGAAATCGAATGAACCTCAAGTGATTTTAAAGTCCGATGACccctcattaaatttaaacattgggTCCACGGAGCCTTGTAAAACATTAGGTCTCAGTTGGCTTATCGAATCAGATGATTTGCATTTttctacaaataatattaaattaaataaattaactaagcgAGGATTACTTTCAGTcatttcacaaatattcgacCCGCTTGGTCTCTTAGCTCCCTGCATTATTtccatgaaaatattaatgcaaaAATTATGGCTTCTTAAACTTTCGTGGGACGACCCACTGcctatagaaattattaaatcgtGGCAAATAATTGCAGACAGCTTGCCTCTGTTAAGTTCTTTGCGTATTCCTCGTCTTGTACTTTGCAATAGTTACGACTCGATtgatttgcatattttttgtgACGCATCGCAATCTGCCTACGGCGCTTGTTTATACGTTCGTAGTTCAAGTAATAATGTTGTTTTGGTGCGGTTGTTTTCAGCAAAAAGTCGTGTGGCGCCTATAAAGCCCACCACGATCCCGAGACTCGAGCTGTGCGCTGCGCTCGTCGGAGTGCGCCTATACGAAAAGGTGTTACGTTCTCTACGAGTGCAAGTAAGATCAGTTACTTTTTGGACAGACTCCACTATCGTCTTAGGCTGGTTAAGAATGTTGCCAAGTAAATTACAACCGTTTGTGCGTAACCGCGCAGCCGAAATATTAGATAAAACTAGCTCACACGTTTGGCGTCATGTTCCCACTGAATTGAACCCGGCAGATTATGTCTCACGCGGTGTCACTATTGAAAAGATACGCGATCTCGACATGTGGTGGTCAGGCCCTCAGTTCCTGAAGAATGATATTTCTTCTTGGCCGAAAAATGTAACGGCAAATGAGTATTTACCTGAAACGCGTActgaaattactttaattaataattactctAATAGACCTTTAATCAATTTCGAacgtttttctaattttgtaaGATTACAACGCACCATGGCGTATGTATTAAgattcattaatatttgtaagaaacaGCGTCCACCAACACAATTTCTAACCAATGATGAACTTCAAAGttctttaattgttttattaaaattatcacaaatCGAGTCATTCaatgaatacaatattttattgcagaATAAGCGCTTGCCCGCAAAGAATCAtctcttaaaatttaatctgtTTTAGACAATAACAAAGTAATGCGTGTCGGCGGTCGCTTAGATAATTCATTGTTTTCTTATGAAAAGAAACAtcctattttattacagtccACTcatcatttaacaaaaatactatttaaatatatgcatGTAAAACTTCTACATGCTGGCCCTCGTTTATTATTGACTTCAATTAGAGAAACTTACTGGCCAATCGGTGGTCTAAATTTAGCTAAACGAACTTTTCGTAATTGTCATTTATGTTGTAGATTTAAAGGAAAGGTAGTGAATCCTATCATGGGTAACCTGCCGCAGCGACGTGTGACCGCGAGTGGCTATCCTTTCGAGACAGTTGGCATCGACTACGCCGGACCTATCATGTCAGCCAGTCGACAAGGACGCGGCTGTAAACTTGtcaaagtttatattattgttttcgtGTGTTTCGCTACTAAGGCCATGCACATTGAGTTAGTAGGTGATTTgacaagtaataattttatgtcggCTCTTCGTCGATTTATGTTACGTCGCGGCAAACCTAAACACATTTATTCCGATAACGGGACCTCATTCGTAGGTGCGTATAATGAAATCGgtcgttttattaaaagttgtaaCAATTCGCTGCCTGGTGACCTAGCTCCTGAAGGTATTAATTTCCATTTCCTACCTCCTCACGCCCCTCATTTCGGTGGTCTATGGGAGGCAGGCGTTAAATCTGTAAAGTTCCATCTTAAACGAATTCTTGGTAATTGTAACCTCACATACGAGGAATTAAACACTGTGCTGGTCCAAATTGAGGCAGTTCTCAACTCACGTCCACTAACGCCGCTCTCAGCAGATCCTAGCGACCTACTTCCGTTGACGCCGGGACACTTCCTCATCGGCCGCCCTCTCACCGCGCTGCCGACTGACTGCTACGAGCAACACGTCACAGGAACACTGAGCCGATACCAACATTTGGAGCAACTCCGCCAACATTTTTGGCGCAGATGGAGCAAAGAGTATATATCGGAACTTCAGTTGAGGACGAAATGGCGCTCTGATCTAAACCCTTTACAGGAAGGTGTCCTCGTCATCCTGAAGGAGGACAATCTACCGCCGCTGAAATGGCGGCTGGGTCGAGTCGTGGCAGTCCATCCCGGAGCGGACGGAGTATCCCGTGTGGCTGACGTGCGGACTGCGACAGGAGTCGTACGCCGCGCTTTTAGCAAGATCTGCCCGCTGCCTCAAGACGACATCTAGTTTTGTTGAAGGACGAGCCTTCAACGCCCGGGGGCATGTTCGCGCCAATTCGCCGTTTCACAACGCCTACCATTTTACGACGAGCAACGGCGTAATTTTAGGATTACCGTCTagaattaagaattttgttaatccaaattaatttttaactacgTGATTCTGTTCGCTGTTATCGATCAACTCGCATTATACGTCTCTTCCCTCTCTggcaaaaatttgttttattccgtaTAAAACTCACTAACTTTTACAGAGTGTCATAGTTGTATGGGTTCGATTTTTTCGCAAAACCACGGCCAGCGCGTATTTTCCGCGTGAGCATGTCTCGGATTTACTCCAGCTAGTCCAACTCTTCAATGAAACTCAATAACCTTTTGAtgttgtttgtaataaatgtttctttttcattataaataacttaatgtaCTACTTCTCAATATAAATTTGacttgtgtcaaatttcacttTCATCTGTACAcgcaattttcataaaaatggtTACAGAGTTTTCGTTCGTATTAACAAGATATCGATATGTGTTATATTTCGTGCTATAAAATACgtataactaatttatttcaatgcaATGaaacatcatcagctcactatacatacCCACCAAGGGGCTCCGAGCctatcctaagttaggggtgactagaccacAGTCAACCTCGCTGGTCCAGTTCAGgatgacttcacacatatcattgaacttCTCAGAtattgcatcacgatgttttccttcaccctAATAACATCggtaaaatttacatatgtaaatcgaaaaatacattggtacatggcgggattggaactcaggacctgcagaatgcaagtcaagtgcttaacccctgatcTACCGACGCTGTTACTATAACGTGCTATAAAATACGTATAACTAATTTCGTTCaatgcaataaaatgttaatttttattgcatcGTCGTTGCTATCAATTTCTCTggtaatatatgtatattttttattgatgtaaCAAATCAAAACGTAttcgtattttattatgtttttcaacaataaaattgcatgaaattactattaataatgcgttgtattttattaaaatagtataactttatttattttatacaaatagtagacaatgtgttttttccgACAAATGAACGACATCtatgcagccgttcttgagatattttctaacatccattcatctaagcTTACGAatctatatcttaatatatataaatctcgtgtcacaatgtttgtcctcaatggactcctaaaccacttaaccgattataataaaattcgcacaccatgtgcagttcgatccaacttgagagataggatagtttaaatcttaaattatagtcgcaattttaatttattgctaattatttgtctgttattatttgacagtcacaattatctgttaactccaaatgattctaacagatgtcgatacctttcgactgggttgagtaagtaatcaatagatggcgctgctatagtaaatctacgaacgtgtcatataagcttattaactgcgcgcggacggagtcgcgggcgacagctagtataatatatgaagtcggctaaaaagaaagtcgtgttagttacactatttataacacaagatcggtcgaaatgatttagctgaaaattgacggggaggtagcttagaactaggagacggacataggaactttttttatcttgtgtacatttgttttattccgcgcggacgaagtcgcgggtaaaagctagtttataatattagtaagatgtgcgaaataatattatctataataatagtataaagagagaaattgaatttattgtttgttttttttttgcattgaataggctccgaaaatagtgaatcaattttaaaaaattctttcactgttggtaAGCTACATTATACCGgagtgacataggctatatttataactcgattgatttttaattcctttttgCCAACAGCTGGTTATATTATGAACGCGTGATGACTCACAAGAGGGTAATGTTCTTTGCGcgtatgtaagtttgtttatgtATGTCGGTTTGTTTGTATGCCTAAACGATTGAATCGGTTTTGACAATTACGTGACATTTGATTGACATTCTTTTGAGTGTCAAATGGTCAAGACAAAGCGTCATTTGGGTTTATTGaccttttgaaattattaacactATTTCTTATACCACACAGCTGTATATAACCgcactttataattttgttattgtgaaatgtaatacaataattCCTTACACGTGTTGTCtttcaatatttacatattgtttGGAAAAATCCCTTACAATATGTGAGCCATGAATAAAAGAAAGGGTCAAATTCGAGGGTACGTTTTATGTCttactgtaatttaatataacacgaatgtttatataaaatttcatttgtaatgtatttatttcttcacGTAATAATCGAATAGAAAATAGCAAGAGGTAAATATTCATAATCcttaaacattttaacgatttatttaaagggacaaatggaaaatttattttcaactaaCGGTCGCCACCTACATCGtcagtgcagaattaaaaaatgtagacTAAAACATGGTTGCGTGtgtcagctaccttcccgtcaaagtcctgACAAAATAGGTCCAGCCGTTCCAGATATTACCTGGAACAAATGTAGCCTAATTGATAGACAAAAAgactaaaaattttttttcattaccaGCAACGGTAATAAATCATGTGAACGTTTTTTCAATACTACAGACTCTGCAATTTATTcatatgtatatttcattttatacagtgcttttattattgtttagtCACTTATTACGTAACgtttataaaactgtttttagattataaataaccGACTTACTTTATCCCTCTTATATTAGGACATGAATAGGAATGGAATGACGTCACATCCGTCAAAATTGGTTCACTTGTATAAGCTGCAGTCGGTCACAATGGTATTGAAATGCATAAACTCACATGCATACCGCACCTTTATAGATAcagggattaaaaaaaagtatagcGAAATACCATTTAACGAGGCTGTTACTAGATAACTAAAACCGTTTCGTAGTTTAATAccttgtatataaaaaaaaaatcgcagcACAATTTAATAGTTGTGTGGCAATGGTCCTTTACAAACTGAATTTACATCCACAAATAATATTCggaacgtaataaatatttatttatcgttgTTAATACATAAACTTTTGTGTCATGAATGGTTTAGTTTCAAAATATcagtacatattatttatgtgaTAGTTTTTCATCTGGACTTTTGCCACTTATGGCCGATTTAAGGCCAATTAAAGGCAGGCTGCCTGTAGCCAGTTCTACatgtaatagtttttattacttttaaataatataatctacaATTGAAAATTCTAAACGTTTTTCTTGTAGACCATTTCAAAATTTTgcgtggatttaaaaaaaagaaaaaagaaagtagTCTATATATATGCCCGCAAAAGTCCATCCGTTTCGGAGATCATTAAGAAAATACGgatttgcggacagacagacaaaatcTCAAAAGCTAGATTTACGTCGAAAACAACGTCCAATTTTATCAATTGTATAGATCACCGTTTCATACGGATGAttctgatttaattaatattattacttttttcaaGACATTAATGTAAGCAAAGTCGCGGGCTAAAGTTAGTATGTACAAAGGAATGTAAAAGTTAGTGAGTTTTAtacggaataaaacaaatttttgccAGAGAGGGAAGAGACGTGTAATGCGAGTTGATCGATAACAGCGAACAGAATGAcagagttaaaaattaatttatattaacaaatcttAATTCTATGACGGTGATCCTAAAATTACGCCGTTGCTCATCGTAAAATGGCAGGCGCATATCCCAAGGGCGAATTGGCGCGAACATGCCCCCGGGCGTTGAAGGCTCGTCCTTCAACAGAACTAGATGTCGTCTTGAGGCAGCGGGCAGATCTTGCTAAAAGCGCGGCGTACGACTCCTGTCGCAGTCCGCACGTCAGCCACACGGGATACTCCGTCCGCTCCGGGATGGACTGCCACGACTCGACCCAGCCGCCATTTCAGCGGCGGTAGATTGTCCTCTTTCAGGATGACGAGGACACCTTCCTGTAAAGGGTTTAGATCGGAGCGCCATTTCGTCCTCAACTGAAGTTCCGATATATACTCTTTGCTCCATCTGCGCCAAAAATGTTGGCGGAGTTGCTCCAAATGTTGGTATCGGCTCAGTGTTCCTGTGACGTGTCGCTCGTAGCAGTCAGTCGGCAGCGCGGTGATTGGGCGGCCGATGAGGAAGTGTCCCGGCGTCAATGGAAGCAGGTCGCTAGGATCTGCTGAGAGCGGCGTTAGCGGACGTGAGTTGAGAACTGCCTCAATTTGGACCAGCACAGTGTTTAATTCCTCGTATGTGAGGTTACAATTACCAAGAATTCGTTTAAGATGGAACTTTACAGATTTAACGCCTGCCTCCCATAGACCACCGAAATGAGGGGCGTGAGGAGGTAGGAAATGGAAATTAATACCTTCAGGAGCTAGGTCACCAGGCAGCGAATTGttacaacttttaataaaacgacCGATTTCATTATACGCACCTACGAATGAGGTCCCGTTATCGGAATAAATGTGTTTAGGTTTGCCGCGACGTGACATAAATCGACGAAGAGccgacataaaattattacttgtcAAATCACCTACTAACTCAATGTGCATGGCCTTAGTAGCGAAACACacgaaaacaataatatatactttGACAAGTTTACAGCCGCGTCCTTGTCGACTGGCTGACATGATAGGTCCGGCGTAGTCGATGCCAACGGTCTCGAAGGGATAGCCACTCGCGGTCACACGTCGCTGCGGCAGGTTACCCATGATAGGATTCACTACCTTTCCCTTAAATCTACAACATAAATGACAATTACGAAAAGTTCGTTTAGCTAAATTTAGACCACCGATTGGCCAATAAGTTTATCTAATTGACGTCAATAATAAACGAGGGCCAgcatgtaaaaatttaacatgcatatatttaaaaagtatttttgttaaatgatgAGTggactgtaataaaataggaTGTTTCTTTTCATAAGAAAACAATGAATTATCTAAGCGACCGCCGACAcgcattaatttgttattgtctAAAAACggattaaatttcaatagatGGTTCTTTGCGGGCAAGCGCTTATtctgcaataaaatattgtattcattGAATGACTCGatttgtgataattttaataaaacaattaaagaatTTTGAAGTTCATCATTGGTTAGAAATTGTGTTGGTGGACGCtgtttcttacaaatattaatgaatcTTAATACATACGCCATGGTGCGTTGTAATCttacaaaattagaaaaacgtTCGAAATTGATTAAAGGTCTATTagagtaattattaattaaagtaattttagtaCGCGTTTCAGGTAATCGCTCATTTGACGTAACATTTTTTGGCCAAGAAGACATATCATTCTTCAGAAACTGAGGGCCTGACCACCACATGTCGAGATCGCGTATCTTATCAATCGTGACACCGCGTGAGACATAATCTGCCGGGTTCAATTCAGTGGGAACATGACGCCAAACGTGTGAGCTAGTTTTATCTAGTATCTCGGCTACGCGGTTACGCACAAACGGTTGTAATTTACTCGGCAACATTCTTAACCAGCTTAAGACGATAGTGGAGTCTGTCCAAAAAGTTACTGATCTTACTTGCACTCGTAGAGAACGTAACACCTTTTCGTATAGGCGCACTCCGACGAGCGCAGCGCACAGCTCAAGTCTCGGGATCGTGGTGGGCTTGATAGGCGCCACACGACTTTTTGCTGAAAGCAACCGCACcaaaacaacattattatttgtgcTACGAACGTATAAACAAGCACCGTAAGCAGATTGCGATGCgtcacaaaatatatgtaaatcaatcGAGTCATAACTATTGCAAAGTACAAGACGAGGAATACGCAAAGAACTTAACAAAGGCAAGCTGTCTGCAATTATTTTCCacgatttaataatttctataggCAGTGGATCGTCCCACGAAAGTTTAAGAAGCCATAATttctgtattaatattttcatagaaataatGCAGGGAGCTAAGAGACCTAGCGGgtcgaatatttgtgaaacGACTGAAAGTAGTCCTcgcttagttaatttatttaatttaatattatttgtagaaAAATGCAAATCATCTGATTCGATAAGCCAACTGAGACCTAATGTTTTACAAGGCTCCGTGGAcccaatgtttaaatttaatgagggGTCATCGGACTTTAAAATCACTCGAGGTTCATTCGATTTCCATTTGCGGAGATGCATACCTGCGGACGCGAGCTCCTTTGACACTTTGTCACGTATGTCCAGCACTTCCTGAATAGAATCGCCACCGGTTAATAAATCGTCAACATAGAAATCGTGCATGATGACTTCGGAAATGTTGGCGTCATTGCACTCTAAAccgatttgttttaaacacCTAGTGGCGAGGTAGGGGGCGCTGGCGGTACCATACGTGACCGTGTTCAACTCGTACGTCCGCAGAGGCTCAGATGGATCTTCTCTCCAGACAATTCTTTGAAGATGTCGATCATCAGGATGTACAACGATCTGTCTATACATCTTCTCGACATCTGCGGATATCACGTACTTGTAAAGTCGGAATCTAATAAGAATTGACAAGAGATCATCCTGAACGATAGGCCCTACTAATTGAAGgtcattaaatgaaataccTGAAGTAGTGGGACTGCTCGCGTTGAAAACAACTCTGAGTTTGGTCGTTGAGCTACTCTGACGAATTACTCCGTGATGTGGGATATAGTAAGCTTGTTTCTGTGAATCAAATGAACATTCGGACATATGACCTAATGATAGGTACTcagacataaaattaatataattatttttaaattcagattGCCCTTTGAATTTTCTCTCTAGAGAAAGTAAACAATGCTTGGCGCGCTGCAGCGAGCCGCCTAATACATCAGGTGACTGCGTCAGTGGCAACCTGACACAGAACCGACCGTCTGCCTGACGAGatgtatttttgataaaatgttcTTCGCACATTTTCTCTTCTTCGGAGAAAGATGAAGACTGAGGGCTGACCTCCTCGAGGCGCCAAAACCGCGTTAACAGGGTTTGAATGTCATCACTGGAATCATTGCACGaagaaactttattatttgattttaccgACACGAAATAAGACTTAAAGTCAGAAGTCGAGCGCGCTTGGCCACTATTACACAAAGGGCCTGAAACTAGCCACCCTAGACTAGATTCAAATAGCACGGGTTTCCCGGCTCCTAAACTAATTTTACGTAGCCCTAATAAATCCCAGAAAACATCCGCACCAATAATTAAATCCACCGAAGATGGAGTGTGGAAGTTGGGATCCGCTAAACAGAGGTTGCTAGGTAAATTTAAgtcttttaaaactatttgctGACTGGGCACATCGTCAGTTATATTCGgcaaaacaaaacagaaaatCTTTGTcgaaaagttttcatttaacgACTTAATGGGTAAACAACACATTTCGCCTATATGcgattttgaattattaataccCAAAAGTGACTCGTTTACCTTAATTGTAGGTAAATTTAACGATTGTTTCAATCGTTCACTAATAAGGCATGAAGTGCTGCCGCTGTCGAGAACAGCGCGGGCGAGACGCTCGCCGCCGCGGTCgtcgataatttttataagggAAGTGGCTAAGAGTACCTGCGTTCTGTTGGGCAAGTAGGTTGAAAGTTGAGCAGACAACGTGACATTACCAGAGGGCTCGTCACTGCTTTGTGTCGGGTTTGCAGGGGAGAGTGCGGAGCGGTCCTCAGTGTTAGAACATACATTAGTTGTTGGCTTATACTTCAGATCTGGAATGTGAATTAGAACATTATGTcgctttttacatattttacaacCCGTAGTTCTACAACTGTTTGCATAGTGACCTGACCGCAAACAATTGAAACAAACCTTTAATTTGGGTAAAAGTTCCAAACGCTGTTCGTAATTAAGTTCTAAAAACTTAGGACAATTGCTTAATTTATGTTCGCATTTACAATTAGGACATAACTGTAACGAAGGCTTctcattattttgaatttttggaCATTGTGCAATCGACACCATACTCTTAATATTGCTTGTCCTCTTTTGTGCAGGTTGAGAACAACGAGATAGTTCCAAAGTTTCTAAAAGGTCTGCACGATTTCGAAGAAATGttagaaataattgaaatgaaatggcAGTATTACAGTCCAACCTACCTTTATATTCCTCCCACTCACGATACGTTTTTGAATCTAATTTATGactaattatgtatattaataacgTATCCCAGTAACTTACAGGTTCTCCTAACGATTCTAAAGccctaacatttttatttatcgtatCAATTGTacgctttaaaatataattcgacTCCTTTGTAATTGTCTCGATGTTAAATATTGCAGCAACATGATTCTGTATCAATAGCCTTTTGTTATCAAACCGGTCGCATAACAAATTCCAAGCAATTAAGTAATTACCGGCTGAAAATTCAATAGATTGAATAACCACAGCGGCTGTCCCTTCGAGCGATGCGCGAAGATaatgaaacttatttatattatctatactATCGTTCGAGTGTATTAAGCTACAAAAAGTGTCTCTAAACTCAAGCCAATTATCATATGAACCACTAAACTTAGGTAGCTGTATAGTAGGCAATTTAACGATATTATTGTTGCGCTGTGAACTACTGCAACTTAGTGCGCTATTGTTTTGCTCACTATTGTCATGACGCATTATTAAGTCTTGCGCCTttgcaacaattttaaaataaattgactcGAAATCGGTACGTTCGCTAATTTGACTGTCAATATCGTCGGCTAAACACTCTAAACGTAGTTGGACCTCATCGtagtttgtatataaaatatcaattttacttACGCGGGTCTTCAATTCGCTAACCTGGGACGAAGTTAAAGGCTCCTTTAAATCGCTGATGTAATTACTAAATACAGTTAGGCGACCTTTATAACTCGCtcgctttttaattaattccctCTCCTCGGTCATTGTATATGGAAAAAGGcaaaaatctgaaaatttacaaaaataatcttaaagtaaactaaacaacactacacaaataaacaaaatactaataaacttCCATTAAACACTGTGCGGTGCTGAGTATGTTTGTCCGTTTCTTTGTTCTCAAGATGTCCTTCACATGACCTCCGGACGAACTAATGTCTTCTTCAAGATCTTCGTAAAATCCGTAGAAATCGACGAAATTATTTACTCCACTGGTTATTAACAATATGtaatccggctcgaaggaccatgtAAAAGTTAGTGAGTTTTAtacggaataaaacaaatttttgccAGAGAGGGAAGAGACGTGTAATGCGAGTTGATCGATAACAGCGAACAGAATGAcagagttaaaaattaatttatattaacaaatcttAATTCTATGACGGTGATCCTAAAATTACGCCGTTGCTCATCGTAAAATGGCAGGCGCATATCCCAAGGGCGAATTGGCGCGAACAGGAATGTAATATAACTGTGGACGTCACTCGATGAGACCATTTCCGTTTGTCCGCGTTTCGTTGAAGTTTCATCGGACTTTGTCACGTCTTTTTATACACAAAGAACGTGTCGTGTTGTACAATATTACTATCACGACTCTTAGTTCTTATGGGTCTACAGTAGAACAATCAATTtggtttcaaaatatttatagaaaaattctAACGACTACTGTATAGTGCTATATGAAGAGCccttttatatacttaacagtggtagatcccgcaacaataatatttgttggttGCACGAATAGGTCGGGTccaccggtgaaataccacgatcacagaagacaggcgtgaagtagaAGAAATTCCGCTTACAGTCTGATGAATGTGCGTGTCGAAGGTCTAATTTTACTcctttttttgtgactgagcagtcactgtttgcctttaGGAGGCATTAACaatttcaccgggcttgaggtggccgggcgcagatggcgcttagcctaaacctcaattttagtccacggttttattatttaaagaaatgatGTGAACATGAAGTGGATTTAGCGaaggaaggggaaataatctgtttctgtgcgtccctccgttgattaaacggcaacgcatctgcaatgcaatgcaattgcagatgtccatgggcagcggtcgcttcactatttcggcTAATTAAAGTGGCAGCTTGCTTGTTTGTAaccttacaatattaaaaaaaacttaagtatatatttttataaagtataaacTAGAGTTTGGCTATGATCCTATTTCATGTTAAGTGACGATGTCTTTGAAAGGTGGCGTTTGTGTAGTAAGTGACTATTCATTCCAGTAGTCCAGTGTTGTCAGTGATGGCTTATAATTCGTTTTAGTTCTATACTAACGTACTC
This genomic interval carries:
- the LOC123722486 gene encoding uncharacterized protein LOC123722486 is translated as MGNLPQRRVTASGYPFETVGIDYAGPIMSASRQGRGCKLVKVYIIVFVCFATKAMHIELVGDLTSNNFMSALRRFMLRRGKPKHIYSDNGTSFVGAYNEIGRFIKSCNNSLPGDLAPEGINFHFLPPHAPHFGGLWEAGVKSVKFHLKRILGNCNLTYEELNTVLVQIEAVLNSRPLTPLSADPSDLLPLTPGHFLIGRPLTALPTDCYEQHVTGTLSRYQHLEQLRQHFWRRWSKEYISELQLRTKWRSDLNPLQEGVLVILKEDNLPPLKWRLGRVVAVHPGADGVSRVADVRTATGVVRRAFSKICPLPQDDI
- the LOC106712787 gene encoding uncharacterized protein LOC106712787, giving the protein MGNLPQRRVTASGYPFETVGIDYAGPIMSASRQGRGCKLVKVYIIVFVCFATKAMHIELVGDLTSNNFMSALRRFMSRRGKPKHIYSDNGTSFVGAYNEIGRFIKSCNNSLPGDLAPEGINFHFLPPHAPHFGGLWEAGVKSVKFHLKRILGNCNLTYEELNTVLVQIEAVLNSRPLTPLSADPSDLLPLTPGHFLIGRPITALPTDCYERHVTGTLSRYQHLEQLRQHFWRRWSKEYISELQLRTKWRSDLNPLQEGVLVILKEDNLPPLKWRLGRVVAVHPGADGVSRVADVRTATGVVRRAFSKICPLPQDDI
- the LOC123722487 gene encoding uncharacterized protein LOC123722487, whose amino-acid sequence is MRHDNTGNYLIAWNLLCDRFDNKRLLIQNHVAAIFNIETITKESNYILKRTIDTINKNVRALESLGEPVSYWDTLLIYIISHKLDSKTYREWEEYKDLKYKPTTNVCSNTEDRSALSPANPTQSSDEPSGNVTLSAQLSTYLPNRTQVLLATSLIKIIDDRGGERLARAVLDSGSTSCLISERLKQSLNLPTIKVNESLLGINNSKSHIGEMCCLPIKSLNENFSTKIFCFVLPNITDDVPSQQIVLKDLNLPSNLCLADPNFHTPSSVDLIIGADVFWDLLGLRKISLGAGKPVLFESSLGWLVSGPLCNSGQARSTSDFKSYFVSVKSNNKVSSCNDSSDDIQTLLTRFWRLEEVSPQSSSFSEEEKMCEEHFIKNTSRQADGRFCVRLPLTQSPDVLGGSLQRAKHCLLSLERKFKGQSEFKNNYINFMSEYLSLGHMSECSFDSQKQAYYIPHHGVIRQSSSTTKLRVVFNASSPTTSDVEKMYRQIVVHPDDRHLQRIVWREDPSEPLRTYELNTVTYGTASAPYLATRCLKQIGLECNDANISEVIMHDFYVDDLLTGGDSIQEVLDIRDKVSKELASAAKSRVAPIKPTTIPRLELCAALVGVRLYEKVLRSLRVQPRY